The sequence TAGCGCGCATAGCGATCACGGGAGGTGCCGCGGGTGAAGTAGGAGCCCTTGGTCGGATGCGTGCCGGGATAGGTGCGGTAGGGGATGCCGTCACCGTCGACGTCGAGATAGCGGCCGAAGTCGCGGCCTTCCTCCAGCATCTCCGTGGTCATCACCTTGCCGCGGTCGTATTGGCGCGCGTCGTCCCATTTCAGCGGTCGGCAGAGCCGATGGTTCATGCCGATGTCGAGGTCGAGCATCAGGAAGATCGTGGTCTGCAGCCGCTCGGCGAGGTCGAACGCGGCCGCCGCGAACTCGAACGCCTCCGCCGGATCTTCCGGGAACAGCAGCACGTGCTTGGTGTCGCCATGCGAGGCATAGGCACAGGCGATGATGTCGCATTGCTGGGTGCGCGTCGGCATGCCCGTCGAGGGGCCGGCGCGCTGGATGTTCATGATCACGGCGGGAATCTCGGCAAAATATGAGAGGCCGATGAACTCTGTCATCAGCGAGATGCCCGGGCCGGATGTCGCGGTGAAGGCGCGGGCGCCGTTCCAGGATGCGCCGATGACGATGCCGATCGAGGCCAATTCGTCCTCGCCCTGCACGATCGCGTATTTCGCCTTGCCCGTCTCAGGATCGTGCCGATACTTCTTGCAATGAGCGGTGAAGGCCTCAGCCACCGAGGAGGACGGCGTGATCGGATACCACGCGCACACCGTGGCGCCGCCATAGACCGCGCCGAGCGCGGCCGCGCTGTTGCCCTCGATGAAGATGCGGTCGCCGACCTTGTCGGACTTCTTCACCCGCAGCCCGATCGGGCATTTCAGGTTCTGCAGCGCCCAGTCGCGGCCGAGATGCAGCGCGTGGACGTTGGAGGAGAGCAGCTTCTCCTTGCCCTTGTACTGCTCGCCGATCAGCTGCTCGATCACCTTCGGATCCATGTCGAGCAGCGCGCTGAGCGCGCCGAGATAGATGATGTTCTTGAACAGCTGGCGCTGGCGCGGATCGGTATAGGTCGAGTTGGTGATCGCGGTGAGGGGAACGCCGATCACGGTGATGTCGTCGCGGAATTTTGTCGACGGCATCGGTTTGGTGGAGTCATAGAACAGATAGCCACCCGGCTCGATGCCGGCGACGTCCTTGTCCCAGGTCTGCGGATTCATCGCCACCATCATGTCGACCCCGCCGCGGGCGCCGAGATGACCGTCCTCCGTCACCCGCACCTCGTACCAGGTCGGCAGGCCCTGGATGTTGGAGGGAAAGATGTTGCGCGGGGATACGGGAACGCCGTGGCGCAGGATCGCGCGCGCGAACATCTCGTTGGCGCTGGCCGAACCCGAGCCGTTGACGTTGGCGAAGCGGACGACGAAGTCGTTTACGCTGCTGAGCGGCTTTTTGTCGGACATGTCGAACCTGCGTGGGTCATCTCGATGAAATATTTCTGCATGTCCCAGGCGCCGGTGGGACAACGCTCGGCGCACAGCCCGCAATGCAGGCAGACGTCCTCGTCCTTCACCATCACGCGCCCGGTCTTCAGATCCGAGGAGACGTAGAGGTCCTGGTCCGGATGCAGCGAGGGCGCCTTCAGGCGATGGCGCAGATCGTCTTCCTCGCCGTTGGCCGTGAAGGTGATGCAGTCCATCGGGCAGATGTCGACGCAGGCATCGCACTCGATGCAGAGCGATGTCGAGAACACGGTCTGCACGTCGCAGTTCAGGCAGCGATGCGCCTCGCCGAGCGCGAGCTTGACGTCGTAGCCGAGTTCGACCTCGGCGCGGATGTCCTTGAGCGCGATCACCTTGTCGCGATGCGGCACCTTGTAGCGTTTGTCGATGGAGATGTCGTTGTCATAGCTCCATTCGTGGATGCCCATCTTCTGCGAGGAAATTTGCACCTCCGGCAGCGGGCGTTCGGTGACGTCCTCGCCGGAGAGCATCTTGTGGATCGACAGCGCGGCGTCATGGCCGTGGGCGACCGCCCAGATGATGTTCTTCGGGCCGAACGCGGCGTCGCCGCCGAAGAAGACTTTCGGATTGGTCGAGACGAAGGTCTTGGGATCGACCTCCGGCATGTGCCGTTTGTCGAACGCGATGCCGCAATCCTGCTCGATCCACGGGAAGGCGTTTTCCTGGCCGACCGCGACCAGCACGTCGTCGCAGGGAATGGTCTGATCGGGGTCGCCCGAAGGCACGAGGTTACGGCGGCCCTTGTCGTCGTATTCGGCTTTGACGTGCTGGAAGGTGACGCCGATGAGCTTGCCGCTGACATGCTTGAAGGCCACCGGCACCATGTAGTTGAGGATCGGAATGTCCTCGTGGAGCGCGTCCTCCTTCTCCCAGGGCGAGGCCTTCATCTCCTCGAAGCCGGAGCGCACGATCACCGTGACTTTCTCGCCGCCGAGGCGACGCGCGGTGCGGCAGCAATCCATCGCGGTGTTGCCGCCGCCGAGCACGATGACGCGCTTGCCGATCTTGTCGACATGGCCGAAAGACACGTTAGCCAACCACTCGATGCCGATATGGATGTTGCTAGCTGCCTCCTTGCGGCCGGGAATGTCGAGCTCGCGGCCGCGCGGCGCGCCGGAGCCGACGAAGACCGCGTCATACTTCTCCGCGAGCAGCGCCTTCATGCTCTCGATGCGGTGACCGCCTTTGTATTCAACGCCGAGACCCAGGATGTAGCCGGTCTCCTCGTCGATGACCGAATTGGGCAGACGGAATTTCGGGATCTGCGTGCGCATCATGCCGCCGGCTTCCGGATCGGCATCGAACACGGTGCAGTGATAGCCGAGCGGCGCCAGATCGCGCGCCACCGTCAGCGAGGCGGGACCGCCGCCGACCAGCGCGACGCGCTTGCCGTTCTTCGCCGCCGGCTTCGGCAGGCGCTGCTTGATGTCGTCTTTGAAGTCGGCCGCAACGCGCTTGAGGCGGCAGATCGCGACGGGGGTTTCCTCGACGCGACCGCGCCGGCACGCCGGCTCGCATGGACGATCGCAGGTGCGTCCCAGGATTCCGGGAAACACGTTCGACTTCCAATTGATCATGTAGGCGTCGCTGTAGCGGCCTTGGGCGATCAGTCGGATGTATTCGGGAACGGGAGTGTGCGCAGGACAGGCCCATTGGCAATCGACCACTTTGTGAAAGTAGTCGGGGGCCGCAATATCGGTCGGTTTCATTCCTACCCTGTCCGCGCAGGCCCAAAGACCCCGCGGCCTTTTTTGTTTGAGCTTGGCGAGCGCTTAACGCGCTTCAATCTGGTTTCTGAATGACGTCATTGGGTTAGCTTATTAGAACCGTTCCGAAGTACAACGGCAAAGTTTCGAGATCACCGCCTTTCATAGGAGCTGCGCGCCAGCAGCATTGACGCCGCCGCATCGGCCATGCGGCAGTGCAGCATGTTGCGATGGATGTGAGCGCGTCAGGCGCGCGCGATGTCGCTCTTCGCGAGGTCCCACATCAGGCAGTAGGTACCGACGGACACGGGAGGCGGCAGCGGCGATGCGGCAGGACCCGTGAAGCGCTCGGCGATTACGGCCGAGACCGCGCCGACTTGCGTGCCGTCGATCAGCACGAACCAGTCGTGCGCGCCTTCGTTGCGCACCGCCGGAATGCCGGCCGTTGCGCCCGACAATTCCGGCTCGCTTTCGAGCAGATGCATCGAGATGATGCCGTCGTGCGTTTCGGGCCTCAGCTTTTCCTGCAGGGCATCACGCCAGGACGCCGCATTGTCGGGCGTCGGCCGCAGCCGCACCAGGCCGAGCGCAGCGCCGCGTCCGGTGCCGTTGCTGATGGTGATACGCGCGACGACGCGCAGCATGTCCTTGAAGCGCGCCATGCTCTTCCGCGACCAGTCGGTCTGGTTGGCCAGCCGCGCCCGATAGGCGGGGCTGTCGAGCACATCGAGCGTCGTGGTCGAGTACAGCGAGAGATATTTGGGATTGGCGGCATGCGCGACATAGCGCCGCGCCTCCAGGAATCCCTCGATTGCGACGCGCTCTTCCAGATGTTCGCGATCGTACCAGCGGTTGAAATCGGCCTCGTCCGCTGCGTCGATGTTCATCGACGTCAGCAGCATGCCTTTCCCGGCGAGCGGCATTCTTCTTGTCCTCTCATCGCCCGATCTTCGATGCGAGGTCCGCGATCGACTTCATCACGGCGTCCCTCACGCCGGTATCATAGAGCGAATGTCCTGCGCCTTCCACGACGCGAAGCTCGGAACCGGGCCATACTTTCGTCAGGGCCTGCGACGTCTCGGGCGGACACAACAGGTCATAGCGGCCTTGGACGATGATGCCCGGGATGCCTTCGAGCCGAGCCGCATTCCGCAGCAGCTGGCTGTCACTCATGAAGCTGTCGTTGACGAAATAATGCGCCTCCATGAACGGCGTCGCCGGCAGCGTGCGCCAGACGTTCAGCGAGGCGAGGTCCAGCCGGGTCTTGGCAGGCTTGTGCTCGGACAAGACGCGCTCGGTATCGTGCCAGGCCCGTACGGCTGGACCGTGCACGGCCGGATCGGCATCGAGAATGCGGCGCCAATAGGCCTCGACCGGCCGCGCCCGCTCTTCCGGCGGCAGCACACTCAGAAAATCCTCGTACAGTGCGGGATAGAATTGCGCCAGGCGCGAGGTGAAGGCCGTCTCGACCTCCGTCCGCGTGCCGAGGAACGTCGCGCGCAACGCGATGCCGGACACGCGCTCGGGATGCGCCTCCGCATAGGCCAGCGCCAGCGTCGCGCCCCAGGAGCCGCCGACCACCATCCAGCGGTCGAAGCCGAATTTCTCGCGGATCTTTTCCATGTCCGCGATCAGATGCGCGGTGGTGTTGTGCGCGCGCGACCCCTTGGGACGGCTGCGGCCGCAGCCGCGCTGGTCGAACAGCACGGCGCAGAAGCGGTCCGGATCAAACAGCCGGCGATGGTCGGGCTGGCAGCCGCTGCCGGGCCCGCCATGCAGATAGATTGCGGGAATGCCATCGCTGCGCCCGACGCTCTCGACATAGAGCTCATGGCCGTCGCCGACGTCGAGCATGTCGGAGGTCAGCGGAGCGAAGGGGTCGGCACGTCTAACGGAAGCGGCCGCGTCGGCGTCAGGTGCCATTCTCGGATTCCAGAGTACCGCCGGCGAAGTTGCGGTAAAGGAAGCGGCTGGTCTCGCCTTCGGCTTCGGCTTCCGCCTGCTTGAAGATGGTCTCGTGCAGCGGCGACAGCGCGCAGGCCGGGTCGGTGTTGGCGGCATCGCCCGTCAGCGCAAAGGCCTGGCAGCGGCAGCCGCCGAAATCGATCTCGCGGAATTCGCAGCTCTTGCACGGCTCCTTCATCCAGCCGGTGCCGCGATAGCGGCTGAAGGCGTCGGAGTTCTGCCAGATCCAGGCGATCGAATGGTTGGAGCGCACCGATTCGAAATCGAGCCCGGTGATGCTCTCGGCGGCGTGGCAGGGCAGCACCTTGCCGGCGGGCGAGATGTTGAAGAACTGCCGGCCCCAGCCGCCCATGCATTTCTTCGGCCGCAGCGCGTAATAATCAGGCACGACATAGTCGATGGTCAGCCGGCCCTTCAGCTGCTCGCGCGCCTCCTCGACGATGCGGGTGCATTCGTCGAGCTGCGCCACCGTCGGCATCAGCGCGGCGCGGTTCTTCAGCGCCCAGCCGTAATATTGCACATTGGCGACTTCGAGCCGGTCGGCGTCGAGATCGAGCGACATCTGGATGATGTCGGGGAGCTGGTGCAAATTCTGCCGGTGCATCACCGCGTTCACGGTGAGCGGCAGATCGAGCTCGCGCGTCCATTTGGCGACTTCGAGCTTCTTGCGGTGGCCGCCCTTGTAACCGGCGACGCGATCGGCGAGGCCTTCCTCGATGCCCTGGAAAGAGATCTGCACGTGGCAGAGTCCGGCATCGGCGAGATCGCTGAGCTTGTCGCGCGTCAGCAGCACGGCCGAGGTGATGAGGTTGGTGTAGAGCCCGACGTCGCTGGCGTGCTTGACCAGTTCGACCAGGTCCTTGCGCGCGGTCGGCTCACCACCGGAGAAGTGCACCTGGAGCACGCCGATCTCGGCGAGCTCGCTCAGCACCTTTTTCCATTCGTCTGTCGTCAGCTCCTTGCCCGAGCGATCGAGCTCGACCGGGTTGGAGCAATAGGGGCATTGCAGCGGGCAGCGGTGAGTGATTTCGAGCAGCACCGCGAGCGGAATGCCGAACGTCTCCGCCGTCGAGCGCTGCTTCTCCAGCACCGCGAGACTGTCGCTTGTCTCCGGCGTGATCGTGGGATTGCCGAGCACGTCGCTCATGGCGTCTTCTCCCTGATCTCCGTGAGGAAGCCCTTGTCGGCGAGATCCTGCAGCATGGCGATGACATCGGTGAGGATCGCCTCGCGCGGCGCGGCATATTTCGCGGCGAGCTGATCGGCGACGTCACCGACATTGCGTTCGCCATTGCAGAGCTGCAAGACCTCGACCGCGATCTCGTCCGGCGCCAGCACCCGTTCCGGCGCCAGGATCACCCAGACTTTGCGCGTCTCGTCGTATTTCAGCTTGGCATGCCGCGGCAGCACGGGGCGGCTTGCCTCGCTGACGCTGATGTGACGCGGCCCGGCCATTGCTCTTGTCCCTCAGCTCGTTTTGGGCACGAATGCGCCCGGCGGAATGTGGCCCTCGACATAGGCGTGCTGGAGCGCATCGAGCTGCACCCACAGCACGTTGGTCTTGAAGATCAGCGCGTTGCACACAAGCGCGCGCTGCTCCGGTGTCGTGGCATGCGCCTTGACATAGTCGAGCGCAAAGCCGGCATCGCGCGGCGCTTGCGCCAGGCGGCGCTTGAAATAGCTCATGATGTCGGGGTTGACGAAGTCGTAATGCTCCAGCATGCCGGAGATGCGCTCCTCATGCAGGTTCGGCGCGAACAGCTCGGTGAGCGAGGAGGCGATCGCCTCCAGCGGGCTTTTTTCGCGGCAATAGTGCACGTAGGCTTCCACGGCAAAACGCGTCGCCGGCAAAATGCCTTCGGTCGATTCCACATAGGCTGTGTCGAGGCCGAGGCCCTCGGTCAGCTTCAGCCAGCGCTCGATGCCGCCCTCGCTGCCGACATCGCCATCATGGTCCTCGATGCGGTGGCGCCATTCCAGCCGCGTGGCGCGGTCGCGGAAGCGCGAGATCACCACCGCGTCCTTGATCGGGATCGTGCTCTGGTAATAGTAGCGGTTCAGCGCCCAGGCCTGCACCTGGCCCTTGTTCAGCTTGCCGCCATGCAGCAGCTTATGGAACGGATGCAGGCTGTGATAGCGCGTGGCGCCGATATGGCGCAGCGTCGCCTCGAGCTCCTCGGCGGAGTTGAGCTTGATGTCCTTGCCGATCGAGAGCGCGGTCATTCCTGTCAGTGACGCGGCATTCACAGCACGATCTCCGTTCCGTCGGCGGGTATCTGCCAGCCCGCCGCTTCCGTGGCTTTCCGCTCGGGTGACGTGGGCAGCAGCGCCGGATTCGAGTTATTGATATGCAGAAATATCTTCGTGTCGGTATCGAGATCGGCCAGCCGCGCGATCGCGCCGTCCTCGCCCGACATCGCGACATGGCCCATGCTCTTGCCGGTCTTGTGGCCGAGGCCGGCCTTGATCATCTCGTCGTCGCGCCACACCGTGCCGTCGAAGAACACCAGCGCCGCGCCGTCGAGCTTGGCCTTGAGCGCATCGGTCACCTCGGCGCAGGCGGCGATGAAATAGAAACACTTGCCGGTCGATTTGTCGGTGATCTTGAGGCCCAGCGTGTCGCCGTCACCGGTCTCACCGCCGGGATGCGCCTTGCCCTCCAGATACCAGGCCGACTTGCCCGGCACTGCGAACGGCAGCACCTCGATGCCTGAGCGCGCGCCATCCGGCAGCCGCGGCTCGAACGGCTCGTTGATTTCGGTCGGCTGACGCTGCACGTTCTTCTCGTTCAGCACGTTGAAGATGCTGTTGCTCTTCAGGATCGCCAGCACCTTCTCATGCGCGTAGATCGTGAAGGGCGAGCCTTCGCGCATCGACAACAGGCCCGCGACCGCATCCACCTCGCCATTGGTCAGGATCACGCCCGCAATGGGCGTATGGCGCAGCGCGCCCAGCTTCGGATGCAGCTGCGGCGTGGCGTTCAATTGCTGGCGAAGGTCGGGGGAGGCGTTGATCAGGAACCAATGTTCGCCGTCGCCGCTGAAGGCGACCGACGCCTGGGTTCTCACGAGGTCATGTCCGCTGGCACGGGCCGCCCGGCAGCCCTCGCAACCGCAATTCCATTGCGGCACTCCGCCGCCGGCTGCGGCGCCCAGGACGACGACGCGAAGCATGATCCGTCTCCTGGAGGGAACGCTGCGAGGTGGATCTCGGGCCGACATCGTTGCCGACAAAGATCATGTCTTCCGGCAATCGATCGTGACCGAGAGATCCACCTGCGCTGAATGCAGTCGCCGCCGCTTACTTGCGGGTGGCGCTCACATACATGTTGATTTCCATGCCGCAGGGCACTTCGACGATCTTCGGGGCTTTCCAGGCCATTTGGCTCTCCATTTTCGCGAATTCGGACGTATCCGCCCACGGGGTAAATTAATGCGGGCGCAGAAGTTCGCCAGTGAAATTTTCCCGAGAATGGGCATGCTGCGGCGCGAAATGACGCTGGAACTGTACTTCTGAGGACGCTGCCTTGCGCATGGCGCATTCGGTCGCGAACCCTGTCCTGATAAAGCGGTTGTGAGTGCAGTGCAGCTTCCAATCCGATACAGCGACCCAAACTGGATCACGTGATGCCCAGATATTTCTTCAACACCCGTATCGGCGACGAATTGATCGTAGATCCTGACGGCGAGGACCTGCGCAATCCCGACCGCGCCTGGGAGGTCGCCCGCCAGATGATCCTTGAAGTCGTGAAATCGGAAGGCACGCAACGGGCCCTGCTGGAAGCGGTGATCGAGGTGACCGATGCCGACGGCGAGATCGTGCTGGAGTTCCCCTTCACCGAGGCCCTGCTGGACATGCCGGACCCGTCCGCGACCCGGCATTAGAGGCTGCCGGCGGGATTGGTGAGACCTGCCCCAGCTCTCTCCCCGTCATTGCGAGGAGCGAAGCGACGAAGCAATCCAGAATCCCTCCTCGGAGGCGGTCTGGATTGCTTCGTCGCAAGGGGCTCCTCGCAATGACGGGGCATGAGCGCCACCGGCGCCGCACCCGCGGTCCACCCACGCGAAATCCGCATGGCTTTGCCGCGTTCCCGGCGCTAAAACACGCCGGTCATACGGAGCAAGCCATGCAAGATCTCTGGCGCCTGTCGGCTGCCGACCTCGCCACCCTCGTGAAATCCAAAAAAGTGTCTGCCAGGGAAGCCGCCAAGGCCGGTCTCGCCCGCCTGGATGCCGTCAATCCCCGGCTGAATGCGGTAATCGACCACCGGCCCGACGACGTGCTCAAGCAGGCCGACGCCGTCGATGCCGCCATCGCGCGGGGCGAGGATCCCGGCGTGCTCGCGGGCGTGCCCGTCACCATCAAGGCCAATGTCGACCAGGAAGGCTTTGCCACCACCAACGGCCTCAAGCTTCAGCGCGACGTCATCGCGCGCGAGGACAATCCCGTCGTCGCCAATTTCCGGAAATCGGGCGCGATCCTGCTCGGCCGCACCAATTGCCCGGCCTTCTCGTATCGCTGGTTCACCACCAATCTGATCCACGGCGACACCAAGAACCCCCGGGATGCCTCGCTGACGCCGGGCGGTTCCTCCGGCGGCGCCGGCTCGGCGGTCGCGGCCGGCATCGGCCACATCGCCCATGGCACCGATATCGCCGGCTCGGTCCGCTATCCCGCCTATGCCTGCGGCGTGCACGGACTGCGCCCGACCCTGGGACGCATCCCCGCCTTCAATCCGGCGCTGCCGGAGCGCCCGATCGGACCGCAGATCATGGCCGTGTCGGGGCCCCTGGCGCGCACGGTCAACGATTTGCGCATCTCGCTCGAAGCCATGTCGGCCCGCGACATCCGCGATCCCTGGTTCGTGCCGGTGCCGCTGCAAGGCCCTGACAGGGACAAGCGCGCCGCGCTCTGCCTCAATCCGGGTGGTCTTGCCACCACGCCGGAGGTGAAGGCGGCGGTGAGCGATGCCGGCAAGCGGCTGGAGCGCGCCGGCTGGACCGTCGATATCATCGAGGACACGCCGCCGATGCGCGAGGCGGTCGAGTGGCAGATCAAGCTCTGGCTCGGCGACGGCTATGAGGCGCAGCTGGAAGCTGCCGAACGCGAGGGCGATCCCGGCGCGCTGGCGTGCGTGCGCGGCAACCGCGGCAGGGTCACGCCGATGGACCAGGCCAATTACGCCAAGGCGCTGACGCGACGCGCCACGCTCACCCGCGAGTGGATGCTGTTCTTCGAGAAATACGCGGTGCTGCTGACGCCGGTCTCCGGCGAATTGCCGTTCCCAGATCATCTCGACCGCAAGGACGACGAATCCTTCAAACGTGTCTGGGAAGCGCAGCTGCCGCAGATCGCCATTCCCTTCATGGGACTGCCGGGCCTCGTGGTCTCCACCGGCCTCGTGGGCAAGGCGCCGGTCGGCGTGCACATCGTCTCTGGCCGCTATCGCGAGGATCTGTGCCTGCTCGCGGGCGAAGCGATCGAGGCCGGCGGCGTGCCGCCGTCGCCGATCGATCCCGTGGGCTAGCGATGACCGCCATCTACGATTTCAAGGCCAACTCGCTTGCCGGCGAGGAGGTCGCCATGCGCAGGTTCGAAGGGCAGGTGCTCCTGATCGTCAACACCGCGAGCAAATGCGGCTTCACGCCGCAATATCGCGGCCTTGAGGATCTCTATCGCGATCTGTCCCCGCGCGGCTTCTCGGTGCTCGGCTTTCCCTGCAACCAGTTCGGCGCGCAGGAGCCGGGGCAGGCGGGCGAGATCCAGGCCTTCTGCTCGACCAACTACGACGTCACCTTCCCGCTATTCGCGAAGATCGACGTCAACGGCGCCAATGCGCACCCGTTATATGAGTACCTGAAACGCCAGCAATCCGGGCTTCTCGGCGCCGCCATCAAATGGAATTTCACCAAATTCCTGGTGGACCGTGCCGGCAAGGTGATCGCGCGCTACGCGCCGACCGCGCGGCCGGAAGGCTTGCGCAACCAGATCGAAACACTGTTGTGAGCGAGACAATCATGAGCGACGAATTCCCTGATCGACTGTCGGTCGATCCGAACAGCCCCTATTACAACGCGGACATCCTCTCGCGCGACGTCGGCATCCGTTTCAAGGGTATCGAGAAGACCAATGTCGAGGAATACTGCATCAGCGAAGGCTGGGTCCGCGTCACCGCCGGTAACGCCAAGGACCGCCACGGCAACCCGCTGACCATCAAGGTGCACGGCCCGGTCGAGCCGTATTTCAGGGATAAGAAGTAGCTATTCCGCTTCGGGACGCACCACACCCTCCGTCGTCATGCCCGGGCTTGACCCGGGCATCCACGTCTCCGAACTCGCTCCGTAGCAAAGGCGTGGATGGCCGGGTCAAGCCCGGCCATGACGAGTGGAGAGGGTCAACCAGAAAGCCAAATCCCATGTCCGTCCGCATCGTCGACGTCCGCGAGATCACCAAGCCGATCTCGTCCCCGATCCGCAACGCCTATATCGACTTCACCAAGATGACGACCAGCCTCGTCGCGGTCGTCACCGACGTCGTGCGCGACGGTAAGCGCGTCGTCGGCTACGGCTTCAACTCCAACGGCCGCTACGGTCAGGGCGGCCTGATCCGCGAGCGCTTCGCCGCGCGCATCACGGAAGCCGATCCGAAGTCGCTGCTGAATGCTGCCGGCGACAATCTCGATCCCGACAAGGTCTGGGCCGCGATGATGACCAACGAGAAGCCGGGCGGCCATGGCGAGCGCTCGGTCGCGGTCGGCACCATCGACATGGCGGTGTGGGATGCGGTGGCGAAGATCGCCGGCAAGCCGCTGTTCCGTCTGCTCGCGGAGCGCCACGGCGTCACCGCCAATCCGCGCGTCTTCGTCTACGCCGCCGGCGGCTATTATTATCCCGGCAAGGATCTCTCGATGCTGCGCGGCGAGATGCGCGGCTATCTCGACCGCGGCTACAACGTCGTGAAGATGAAGATCGGCGGCGCGGGAATCGAGGAGGACCGCACGCGCATCGAGGCGGTGCTGAAGGAGATCGGCAAGGATGCGCAGCTCGCGGTGGACGCCAACGGCCGCTTCGATCTCGAGACCGGCATCGCCTATGCCAAGATGCTGCGCGACTATCCCTTGTTCTGGTACGAGGAGGTCGGCGATCCCCTCGACTACGCACTGCAGGCTGCGCTCGCCGAGTTCTATCCGGGCCCGATGGCAACGGGCGAAAACCTGTTCAGCCACCAGGACGCCCGCAATCTGATCCGCTACGGCGGCATGCGCCCCGATCGCGACTGGCTGCAATTCGACTGCGCGCTGTCCTATGGCCTGTGCGAATACCAGCGCACGCTTCAGGTGCTGAAGACTCACGGCTGGTCGCCCAGCCGCTGCATCCCGCACGGCGGCCACCAGATGTCGCTCAACATCGCTGCCGGTCTCGGCTTAGGCGGTAACGAAAGCTATCCCGACCTGTTCCAGCCCTATGGCGGTTTCCCCGACGGCGTGCGCGTCGAGAACGGCCACATCACCATGCCCGATCTCCCCGGCATCGGCTTCGAAGGCAAGTCCGATCTCTACAAGGAGATGAAGGCGCTGGCGGAGTAGGGCGGGCTGGCAGTGGGACGCGACGGCGTCCCCAACTCTCCACTGTCGTGCCCGCGAAGGCGGGGACCCATAACCCCAGGGAGGAGTCGTGGCGCGAACTGGAAGCTCCGAGTCCCCGTAACCACGT comes from Bradyrhizobium sp. CCGE-LA001 and encodes:
- the pqqA gene encoding pyrroloquinoline quinone precursor peptide PqqA, coding for MAWKAPKIVEVPCGMEINMYVSATRK
- a CDS encoding DUF3297 family protein, whose product is MSDEFPDRLSVDPNSPYYNADILSRDVGIRFKGIEKTNVEEYCISEGWVRVTAGNAKDRHGNPLTIKVHGPVEPYFRDKK
- the pqqB gene encoding pyrroloquinoline quinone biosynthesis protein PqqB, translated to MLRVVVLGAAAGGGVPQWNCGCEGCRAARASGHDLVRTQASVAFSGDGEHWFLINASPDLRQQLNATPQLHPKLGALRHTPIAGVILTNGEVDAVAGLLSMREGSPFTIYAHEKVLAILKSNSIFNVLNEKNVQRQPTEINEPFEPRLPDGARSGIEVLPFAVPGKSAWYLEGKAHPGGETGDGDTLGLKITDKSTGKCFYFIAACAEVTDALKAKLDGAALVFFDGTVWRDDEMIKAGLGHKTGKSMGHVAMSGEDGAIARLADLDTDTKIFLHINNSNPALLPTSPERKATEAAGWQIPADGTEIVL
- a CDS encoding DUF6894 family protein, which codes for MPRYFFNTRIGDELIVDPDGEDLRNPDRAWEVARQMILEVVKSEGTQRALLEAVIEVTDADGEIVLEFPFTEALLDMPDPSATRH
- a CDS encoding amidase family protein, whose translation is MQDLWRLSAADLATLVKSKKVSAREAAKAGLARLDAVNPRLNAVIDHRPDDVLKQADAVDAAIARGEDPGVLAGVPVTIKANVDQEGFATTNGLKLQRDVIAREDNPVVANFRKSGAILLGRTNCPAFSYRWFTTNLIHGDTKNPRDASLTPGGSSGGAGSAVAAGIGHIAHGTDIAGSVRYPAYACGVHGLRPTLGRIPAFNPALPERPIGPQIMAVSGPLARTVNDLRISLEAMSARDIRDPWFVPVPLQGPDRDKRAALCLNPGGLATTPEVKAAVSDAGKRLERAGWTVDIIEDTPPMREAVEWQIKLWLGDGYEAQLEAAEREGDPGALACVRGNRGRVTPMDQANYAKALTRRATLTREWMLFFEKYAVLLTPVSGELPFPDHLDRKDDESFKRVWEAQLPQIAIPFMGLPGLVVSTGLVGKAPVGVHIVSGRYREDLCLLAGEAIEAGGVPPSPIDPVG
- a CDS encoding glutathione peroxidase, whose amino-acid sequence is MTAIYDFKANSLAGEEVAMRRFEGQVLLIVNTASKCGFTPQYRGLEDLYRDLSPRGFSVLGFPCNQFGAQEPGQAGEIQAFCSTNYDVTFPLFAKIDVNGANAHPLYEYLKRQQSGLLGAAIKWNFTKFLVDRAGKVIARYAPTARPEGLRNQIETLL
- the tarD gene encoding D(-)-tartrate dehydratase translates to MSVRIVDVREITKPISSPIRNAYIDFTKMTTSLVAVVTDVVRDGKRVVGYGFNSNGRYGQGGLIRERFAARITEADPKSLLNAAGDNLDPDKVWAAMMTNEKPGGHGERSVAVGTIDMAVWDAVAKIAGKPLFRLLAERHGVTANPRVFVYAAGGYYYPGKDLSMLRGEMRGYLDRGYNVVKMKIGGAGIEEDRTRIEAVLKEIGKDAQLAVDANGRFDLETGIAYAKMLRDYPLFWYEEVGDPLDYALQAALAEFYPGPMATGENLFSHQDARNLIRYGGMRPDRDWLQFDCALSYGLCEYQRTLQVLKTHGWSPSRCIPHGGHQMSLNIAAGLGLGGNESYPDLFQPYGGFPDGVRVENGHITMPDLPGIGFEGKSDLYKEMKALAE